Part of the Henckelia pumila isolate YLH828 chromosome 2, ASM3356847v2, whole genome shotgun sequence genome is shown below.
AAGGTCAAAATGTTCACCTATTTCCCAATTGCCAGCTTCTTCTATTGGTccttcatcaacataaattggAACTGGGTATGGAGCATTTCCATCATTAAGAAGCTTCTGGTAAGTATTAAAAACAACAGGCAATGAAATATCAGGAGGAAACTGATACCACATTAACAGTCCTAGGAACCTTCTCCAGTCAATTTTTACACCGTGCAGAGCTCCGTGAATGTTTCCAGCAAGTAATTCAAGAAGCCTCACCCTATTctcttcaaaaaaattaaaatccattCCGTTTTTTCTCCAAATATCAAGCTGATGAGCAACATCTGAACGAGTTGCAGGGGACCCACCAGCCTGGCTCAACAGACAGGATAGTCTTACATCCCCTCTAGAAGCGGCAAGTTCCACGGCAGCATCCAGCTGACGACCAGTAAGAAGCAAGAATATGTGCTCTAAATCACTGGACTCGTCTAGCGAACTAATATCCTCTTGTACACGGTGGCAAACGCTTTCTTGAAGCCAATAACTGAACTCTGCTCGCCTCATAACTGGCAGTGCTTCCGGGTCAACTTCAGGATATTTTTGCCTCCCATCTGGTACCATATCTTCTTCATCATCGGCTTCGAGAGACTTAAATTCTGCACTCATTTTCCTCGATGAAAAGAGAACTTTTACTAATTCCCAAACCATTACTTGGTGCATGAATAGAACACGAGAAAGAGGTGGTACACTTGACACCTCTAATTGCTTCTCAATTATCTCGATGTAACTTCGACAAACCTCTGGAAGTGTCACTCGGTTACAGACAAGCTTTTGAAGCTTCAAATCAAAGGTCCCCAGATCAACTCTTTTTATTTCATGATTCAATTCCTTGTGAAGATTGAGGGGGGAGTCAAAGCATAGGTCAATGAGTTCCTTCTTCACTTTATTGCTCTCATCTCTAATCACGTTGTCAATTGCAACCTTTTGAAGATTAATCACAGAGGATAATACACATTGAGCAGTAGCACTGCCAACAGGCATACCAGAATGAACAAGAACTCCATTGGGTCCCCATCCTACCCGAAAAGACCTACCCATAAACAATGCTGCATCGACTACATTATGAGAATGACCTCCGGCTAATGGTGTTTTGAGAAGTTTAAGATCCTGCTTAAAACCTTCAGATGTAGACGCCTTTAGATGCAAACCTTTGTTCTGTTGAGCCATCAACATGGACCCCTGGCATTTAGAACTAAAACTTCCAGGGTTATACTCTATTAGAGCTAATGGAGTCTTGCGAACCAAATGGGGGCTCATCTTACGCTCCGTCTTTGAAGAAGAATGATGTAATGGATTCATTGATGGTTCTTTCATTAATGGTGGACTATCACGTGAATGCATGCCGCTAAAACCATCTTCATCAACTTCCTCAGCAGGAAACAATAACATTCTCATTTCTTTCATCCTGATGGGGTCAAGCCCGAGATGAGCAGGAAGAGAATGTGACAGCAGAGTTGGATCCTCTAAGCCAGTCACCTCATCAGCATCTGAATCCTCGATGTCATTCAATTCAGTTGGAACTCTAGCTTCCGGAGACACGTCATTCATTACAATATCCTCTTCATCTTCACTCAGACCAAATCTG
Proteins encoded:
- the LOC140879962 gene encoding nuclear pore complex protein NUP96-like isoform X1; translated protein: MSMEVDLRMLESVHAPQSLHKRRRISVDEVDAFLSCQVSRKVETSFPTLRRSDYYTKPCLSELAIEEFTNPGYSGRVLDFTVGRVGYGWVKFVGETDIRCLDLDSIIKFNSCEVIVYEDESSKPVVGQGLNKKAEVTLVLRLKPLDYFTKGRLRKIVGILKHKTASQGAQFLSFDPLNGEWKFLVQHFSRFGLSEDEEDIVMNDVSPEARVPTELNDIEDSDADEVTGLEDPTLLSHSLPAHLGLDPIRMKEMRMLLFPAEEVDEDGFSGMHSRDSPPLMKEPSMNPLHHSSSKTERKMSPHLVRKTPLALIEYNPGSFSSKCQGSMLMAQQNKGLHLKASTSEGFKQDLKLLKTPLAGGHSHNVVDAALFMGRSFRVGWGPNGVLVHSGMPVGSATAQCVLSSVINLQKVAIDNVIRDESNKVKKELIDLCFDSPLNLHKELNHEIKRVDLGTFDLKLQKLVCNRVTLPEVCRSYIEIIEKQLEVSSVPPLSRVLFMHQVMVWELVKVLFSSRKMSAEFKSLEADDEEDMVPDGRQKYPEVDPEALPVMRRAEFSYWLQESVCHRVQEDISSLDESSDLEHIFLLLTGRQLDAAVELAASRGDVRLSCLLSQAGGSPATRSDVAHQLDIWRKNGMDFNFFEENRVRLLELLAGNIHGALHGVKIDWRRFLGLLMWYQFPPDISLPVVFNTYQKLLNDGNAPYPVPIYVDEGPIEEAGNWEIGEHFDLAYYLMLLHARQEDDFGALKTMFSAFASTNDPLDYHMIWHHRAVLEAIGTFSLNDLHVLDMGFVSQLLCVGQCHWAIYVVLHMTHREDYPYLQTTVIREILFQYCEVWSTQDSQCRFIENLGVPSSWLHEALAIYFSYNGDLTKALHHFIESSHWQKAHSIFLTSVVHSLFLSAKHSEIWRLATTMEDHKSEIEDWDLGAGIFISFYVLRSSLQEDSNTITELGTLENKNDECTDFIERLYKCLAVSGSKLSLDASNIQTANRLSLHLRVVYSKMAEEVCSFLLSDSGEGSAGEVQLSCFNTVFTAPIPENVRSYHLQDAVSLFTSCLSEMAQ
- the LOC140879962 gene encoding nuclear pore complex protein NUP96-like isoform X2, with the translated sequence MSMEVDLRMLESVHAPQSLHKRRRISVDEVDAFLSCQVSRKVETSFPTLRRSDYYTKPCLSELAIEEFTNPGYSGRVLDFTVGRVGYGWVKFVGETDIRCLDLDSIIKFNSCEVIVYEDESSKPVVGQGLNKKAEVTLVLRLKPLDYFTKGRLRKIVGILKHKTASQGAQFLSFDPLNGEWKFLVQHFSRFGLSEDEEDIVMNDVSPEARVPTELNDIEDSDADEVTGLEDPTLLSHSLPAHLGLDPIRMKEMRMLLFPAEEVDEDGFSGMHSRDSPPLMKEPSMNPLHHSSSKTERKMSPHLVRKTPLALIEYNPGSFSSKCQGSMLMAQQNKGLHLKASTSEGFKQDLKLLKTPLAGGHSHNVVDAALFMGRSFRVGWGPNGVLVHSGMPVGSATAQCVLSSVINLQKVAIDNVIRDESNKVKKELIDLCFDSPLNLHKELNHEIKRVDLGTFDLKLQKLVCNRVTLPEVCRSYIEIIEKQLEVSSVPPLSRVLFMHQVMVWELVKVLFSSRKMSAEFKSLEADDEEDMVPDGRQKYPEVDPEALPVMRRAEFSYWLQESVCHRVQEDISSLDESSDLEHIFLLLTGRQLDAAVELAASRGDVRLSCLLSQAGGSPATRSDVAHQLDIWRKNGMDFNFFEENRVRLLELLAGNIHGALHGVKIDWRRFLGLLMWYQFPPDISLPVVFNTYQKLLNDGNAPYPVPIYVDEGPIEEAGNWEIGEHFDLAYYLMLLHARQEDDFGALKTMFSAFASTNDPLDYHMIWHHRAVLEAIGTFSLNDLHVLDMGFVSQLLCVGQCHWAIYVVLHMTHREDYPYLQTTVIREILFQYCEVWSTQDSQCRFIENLGVPSSWLHEALAIYFSYNGDLTKALHHFIESSHWQKAHSIFLTSVVHSLFLSAKHSEIWRLATTMEDHKSEIEDWDLGAGIFISFYVLRSSLQEDSNTITELGTLENKNDECTDFIERLYKCLAVSGSKLSLDARVVYSKMAEEVCSFLLSDSGEGSAGEVQLSCFNTVFTAPIPENVRSYHLQDAVSLFTSCLSEMAQ